TATGATCTTGTTGGAATAGACGCATGGCTCGACAAAACACCTTGATATTTGTGTACGATAACTTTTTCTTTGCTCAATCACTCTCCAATTGAGATCATTTCCAGGTCTCAATTTCCAACAAAGAAGGATCGTTTTATCAAGAGTAAATGATCCCAGGGTCTGTTTTCGTTTATCGCAACTGATCAGATAATCGTTATGAGCAACAAAATATTTATGGAAATTTCTATCTCTAATCTttgatgatgaaattttcatcagCTTTTGTGGCTTTTGCGGCTTCCACCAATCAGGAAAGAGAAACGTCACCATGATATAACCGGTTAATCATCGATGAAAATTTTATAACCTTCGCATTTCCCAGCGTTTCGTTTCACTTGTCGTAACCTACATTTTAGGGTGAGTTTTTCACGGATCAATAGAATTATATGTTTCATGTTTCGAGGAGGAATCTTGTATTTCCTGTTTACTCAATCGTTTTGAAGTGTAATATTGTGTAAATCAAGTGGTCATCAATCACTTTTTCATAATTCACATCATAGTAACAACCTCTAAATTTTCTGAACATCtttcaaaatttccttcaaaatTCTTCGTGCATTTACATCACTTTTTAGTAAGTAAAGTCAAAACAAATAAGTAGGAATTTCCTATAGCTATAATCTTTGACGTTACATGGGAATCTTTTTAAAATGCTTTATTCTGTATTGCTTCATATGTGGAGTACTCTCGTACTTAGATAGAAGGTTCTCATATCCTGTGGGTTATTTCGCAGAAGGATATTACGCTAACGGATATCTCTACCAACCCTCcaggaaattcaacatgtcagCCGATAAAGCCAAAGCTGTGAAAGATTTGATCGACAGTGATAAAGTTGTCATCTTCTCCAAAACCTATTGCCCTTACTGCAAAATGGCCAAGGAAGTAAGGTATAAACGAATTATTTAAACTCTTTCTGATGGTTCAAGTTTTAGGTCTTTGATGGCCTCCAGAAAAGTTACACAGCCGTGGAACTAGACAACCGTGATGATGGAGATGAAATCCAAACTATCTTGGGTCAAATAACTGGAGCAAGAACTGTAAGTGTTCTTTGACATCCTGAAGAAACTTATGAGTTGTTTAAATACTCTTTTGTAGGTGCCCCGTGTTTTTGTCAATGGGGAATGTCTTGGGGGAGGATCTGATGTTAAAGCCCTTCACGAGAAAGGTGAATTACAGAAGTACTTTTAAATAAGTGTAAAATGACTCAAAAAACTGAGATACTGCGATTCAATATTGTGTTTTCAATTCTAAATAAGTTTATATTATTAGAAGtaaattatacataatatattaTGAATAAAAGTGTAGAATTCTGTTATCATGTAGCCTCCCTCCCTCCACAGGAAAATTAACATGCAACTGAAATTCTAGTCTACATATGACTTAATTGTAGGTGCCTAATTGTAAGATAAGGTAAGGTAATGCAactgtttttcatttatctATAACGATGTGTAATTTATACACTTATACGAAGAACACAAAACCTAGTTAACAGAATCGATTCCAATGAAGAAACTTAAAATTTCACActcacaataaataaataatgtgaaCTAATTCCACTTTTTGAATGCGCTTCCGGAAAAGCCCGGGAAATTGAAATACTCTATTTCTATGGATGTGTAGTTCCTGCCGCGGACCTCGGTTACTGCATATTACATATTATTGTGCAAACAACTTACTAATATGACCTAGTCGCTCCATTATTCTCTACTATCTCGGGTAATTAATAATATTTAATAGGTAGCAAAACTGCCATTGTAAATAGTAACCTAACCTCAAGGATGATTGATTGTTATTTGTTGTTATGTAAactatttcagaaaatatggaAATTCCGTAcggaaaaattgcaatttacgTGTTGACCTTCATTGGATACATTTACTCTGGATATGGATCAAGCATTTTATCAAATTTAAGGGATGCAGTCATCTCTGCCGAATATACATTCAATGGCCTATTCGCAACCGTTACAAATGTAGCCAAGAAATTTCAGACGTTCACTGATGTGTTCGACTCGGCTGTGGAAGAAGATTGTATTTTCAAGTGTCCCAATGGTACAATCTGAAATTCTTTATGCATGTTATTCCCTAACGTTTATTTTCAGCAGCTACACCTAAACCTAACCGACACCATCAACCTCAAGCTAATGGATGTGGATCTTTAGGGTTGTCTATACCTGCAGAATATCTCCCAATTAGTGAAATGACGAAATGCTGTAATACTCATGACATATGCTATAGCACTTGCAACAAACAGAAAGAATTGTGCGATTTAGAATTTAAACGATGTCTTTATAGATACTGTGATGGATATACACATACTATTGGTGGAATTTCTACTGAGAAAGGTAGGTTTTGAATTGGATAATATTGGTGAAGGGAATCTGATGAAGATATTATCTTTTGATATAAGTCACCGATCATGTGTGActgtgatttttttcaattacatttttttaaGCTTGTAAAGGGGCTGCTAAAATGTTGTATACTGGAACTCTGACTTTTGGTTGCAAGCCTTATTTAGACTCTCAGAAAGAGGCTTGCTATTGTCCCCCATCATACGGTTGGAAGGATGATAAAAGACGCAAGTATGAAAGGGGTTCAGATTTGTGAAGCATAAGGtatttgttattattttctttgaaatatatttttaattaaGTTTGAGTTAATATCGTCCTTCCTCCTTATTTTTCTTAATACATATTACATATATTTAATTTTAAAAGAATTTACATGAAAAATCTAGGCTTCTCTTCAAAGTATTCTTCAGTCTCAATGTTATCTTTTCTGAGGACCTGATGGTAAACTTTCACATCCACCATTTTAGCGTTTGGTACGAAGTAGGTCTGTTGGAATTCCGCTGGACGGTCGAAGGGATATCCCAGTGGATAGCTGTCCATTCTTACCATCTTGTATTGGTCCATCTTGTCGTAAACTTCTTCGTTATCACTTTGTTTGGCAGTGAAGACAGTCTCTTGGTTGTATTTGGTTTGATAGTAGGTTTGGGTTTGTTCGCTTTCATACGGTTTGTAGGGGGATACAATGACGTACATCTGGTAAGTTGTACCATCTGCTGAACCTCTCGGCAACATATATCTGGAATGTAAAGTTTTCTTTATTTGGAATAATCTTTTTTTGATCAAATTTTACCTTCTTGGGAAGCCGTTCATGAAGTCATCCACCTTGTAGACTTTGTCGAAGTCCTTGTTCATGGCATGTTTGTACAGGTCCAAGTAGCTAGTCTTGTCGCTTCCAAACCACAAGAAATCCTCGGAGTTCCTCACTATAACGTTCTCCCCCGTTTTGAGGTTGTAGATGAACTGATCCAGCTCGACGAAGTTGTTGCGGTTCTCCACGAAATCGATGCCGCGACCACGCTCATCGTATTTGGGTCCTAGGAACACCCTAACGTTAGCCTTTTCAACCTTGTCGGAGTTCACGTAGACCCTGTAATTGAAGCGCTTGTGGTCCAACCGGTACTGCTGCACCCGTATCCTGAAGGTAGAATCCGACTGGTATTCCTCAGGAGTTACCGTGAGGCCGTTGGTTATGTCGGTGTAGAACTTGGCGTAGAAGGTCACCAAGGGTTCTATCTCGAACCTCTCCACCTTGACGCCAGGGAAATGCAGATCCTTCTCGGTGTATTCGGGCAGATTGACCTTGTACTTCTGGAAGAGCAGTAGCATCTTCTTGGAGAGCTGGTAGAAGGCGGGGTCTCTCAGCGAGGTCTCGAAGTGTTCCAGAGCTGAGGGGGCCAGAGACTCGTCGTCCATGGGTTGTTTGGAGTAGCCCAGAAGATGACGGGCGAAATTCACATAGCTACCGTAGTATCTGTAGCTGGGGGAGTCTGCGTTACCCTCGATCAGGTTGGCTAGGATGTTCAGACCTTCGGGAGTGTAGAGGTTTACTTTATTGCCATCTTTCTGTGAAGTAAAACATCATTAACACTGTAGCCGAACAGTAAATGTGTTGGGCCCCATGTTGGGGCCAAGTGGGAAGACACAGGAATTATTATTGCTTTATCTTCATCAAGAGTAATGACTGGTGATGGTCCATACTCTGAATCAATGTATTGTACCGCAATAAATACCCAGTTTTGACAGAAAAGGGCTGAATGTATTAGAACCCACAATATTAAACCAAACCAAGCCTACTTACAGTGTAAGCGTACCCTAGGTCAATAGCTTCTCGAATCCTCTGCTCGTAAGTATTGACGTAAGTGTATCCATAACCATATTTACCAACGAAGCACCAACGTTGCCCGTAGTTGTGGAAGTACTCTTGCAGATTCGCGAAGTTCGGTCTTTCGTTGAAGGCCAAGCCGTTGGGGTAGGTCAACGATGGGTAGTACCCGGTTTCGAAGGGTACGTCCCAGTTGAAGAACTCGAAGCCTCCGATACCATGAGATAGACGCTCCAAGTAGTACCTGGCCAAGAGCTGATGATGCACGTAGTAGAAGAGTTCACCGCGTTTCTCGTCTAATTGGTATTTCTCAGAGTTCATCCAGTAGGGGAAGTAGAGGTTGTAGTAGTAGTAGAAAGCGTTGATACCCACGTCTTCCGTGAAATACGAAAGGCTCTGCTCGGGGTTCAGGTTCAGGTAGTTGCCGGAGTAGTCGGAACGTATGGTGTAAATGCCGGATCTGCCACTGTTCAACCCACCGAAATGCGCCATTTTGTGTTTGTACGCCTTCTGCATGACCTCGGAGTTGAAGAAATACTGGGGATAGAGCTCGTAGATGGCCGGTAGGGCGAGACCTTGGGTGTCTTTCCTATGGACGAGGGCTACGGAGTACGTGTACAGGAACATGCCCTCGTTTATGTGTTGGCGAGCCCACACGGACGTTTTATAGAAGGTCTCGTAGTCTTTGGCGGAACGCAACAGGTCGAACAGAGCCTGGACCTGCTTCACGTGTGCGTCGTTCGTCACAGAGAAGATTGAGCCTTTTGGGAGGTATGCCTGGTTTCTCCACAGGTGTAGGAATCTCTCGTAGGCTTCAGTCTGTAAAAAACGAAGGTTGTAACTATCAAATAACTTGATGAAATAGGCAAGAACTCTTTAATCTGGGTTTTTGGTCACCCTAGAGTCAAAGAGGCCAACACACTTGTCAGAAAGGCCCAGAAGCTTTATATTCATCTTCTTAATAGATGTATGGTTTGAAATTATATAGCTTTACCCATTTGTTAAGAGCCTACCTCGTAGTTGTCAGCATATTTCTCGAAGCTGAAGGTGTTGTAGACCTTTTGGAATTCCTCATCGTACACTGGGTTATTGATGAATCTGACCAGTTGGTAGACGTGCTGTTGTTTTTTCACCATCTCGCTGTCCACTGCGGAAGGGAGGAAAAGGTTAATCTTTGCAGGGGTTGAATCCATCTGAGACATCTTCACTGCTCAATTTTGTCTCGATAAATTTGTACCGGTAACGCTATTAATGATTCGAATCTGCCTGCTCTAGGATCTTCGTGGAATGATAATGAATTCTGACTGATATAACTCTTATCAAGTTCCGAATTTGTTATTGGattaaatattcatttgaaGCAGCGTTAATTTTAACGAACGATAAAAGCAAATCTGATATGGCAAACTCACTGTTCTTCACTGGTCCTTTCCCGTTCTGCTCGTCTACATCCGTCGTGTAGTTTCTTTGTACTGTGTTCAGGTAGTTGTAAAACTTATTCAAGTATTTGTTGTATACACTGTTGGAATACTTATTGTAGAGGCCCCTATACGCCTCATAAAGTTCTTGGTTCTCGTTCTGACCCCCGTATGTGTTACTGATAGGGCTGTATTCCTCAGAGTCCGACAGTTGGTCGTAGATGCTGCCCTTCTGATAGTCCCGACCCGCCGCCCCTTGACCGTACCTGTTCTGGTAGAACTGGGTGCTGTAAGGCCCGTGGAAGCGGTTGTAGATGCCGCCCAACAGGTTGTTAGGGTAGCTCGCACCCTGCGGGTATTGGAAGGCCGCGGCGCAAGCCACGAAACCCAAAATGGCCGATGCACCTCTCATGCTTGCCTCTCGCGCTGTAAGAAACAAACGGCTAGAATGCAACGATGCTGTCGATAGCAGACTCATTTTATACTGTATTTTTGTTGTGTACGGACCATGGATACAGGAATATTAACGTAACCCCAGATAAGATTCGCTTGTTTTTGTTCATCGGCGTCTTGACCTATTGCCCTGTGGTGGAACTCTTTCGCCAATAATTAGGAGCTTTTAGGACCGAGATAACGataaaaaatatcgaatttctGCTCGGGagataaaaaagtttttgattttAGCATTAGCAGTATTAAAACCAACTCAAAACTTGACCTATTTATTATTTATCGATTCAAAAAAATACAATAGCTTCCAATCCTTTTGAACTACAATACTATGAGTGTCCTTCAATTTACCTCTCTAACCTCATTTGTCAGGACAACTGTTTCTTGTTTTCAGTTACGGTGGAGATTATTATACAGGATTTTCCGAAAAAATGCGGTGCAACAAAACTATTTGCACCATCCAAATTCAGAAAAACTTGAACTTCTGCCTGAGACAAGCGTTTTTTTAACTATTCAAAGTCGGAAGGTTTTTTTGTGTGAGATATTCAgttcaaaattttcatgtttttctgATACACCTTGTGTATGGTCAGTCCATGAGCATTAGCAAATTCGCCCTGAATAAAAATCATGTCTtgttgaagattttcaaaagtaatatAAAAATGTCAAGTGCTGGGATTTTTCGAAGTCCTCTTGAGAGATCTGTAACATAAAAATCGACAAGGGACTTTTTAGCTTTTGTCTTCAATCGACTTATTTTAAAGGTTGAAATTTTGCAGGACGGATAAAAACCTCTATGTGTTGAATTTTCAtacttatttcaattttcaatgtgTGTATCAGTGATTTTGCTTAGATATCTTTGCTAATTTGATTtggaacaaacaaaaattattttcattcattaatttacAGTGTTATTGATTAAACATCTCCAAAAGATGCAGAAAATTCGATACAGTGgtcaaattatttattttgatgtAAATTTTCAATCATAACAAGCATATTTTTGGTGTTCTGTTCAAAATATTAAGGCTCTACTGCC
This genomic stretch from Coccinella septempunctata chromosome 7, icCocSept1.1, whole genome shotgun sequence harbors:
- the LOC123317110 gene encoding glutaredoxin-C4-like, whose translation is MSADKAKAVKDLIDSDKVVIFSKTYCPYCKMAKEVFDGLQKSYTAVELDNRDDGDEIQTILGQITGARTVPRVFVNGECLGGGSDVKALHEKGELQKYF
- the LOC123317109 gene encoding group XIIA secretory phospholipase A2 isoform X1 produces the protein MEIPYGKIAIYVLTFIGYIYSGYGSSILSNLRDAVISAEYTFNGLFATVTNVAKKFQTFTDVFDSAVEEDCIFKCPNAATPKPNRHHQPQANGCGSLGLSIPAEYLPISEMTKCCNTHDICYSTCNKQKELCDLEFKRCLYRYCDGYTHTIGGISTEKACKGAAKMLYTGTLTFGCKPYLDSQKEACYCPPSYGWKDDKRRKYERGSDL
- the LOC123317109 gene encoding group XIIA secretory phospholipase A2 isoform X2, which translates into the protein MEIPYGKIAIYVLTFIGYIYSGYGSSILSNLRDAVISAEYTFNGLFATVTNVAKKFQTFTDVFDSAVEEDCIFKCPNATPKPNRHHQPQANGCGSLGLSIPAEYLPISEMTKCCNTHDICYSTCNKQKELCDLEFKRCLYRYCDGYTHTIGGISTEKACKGAAKMLYTGTLTFGCKPYLDSQKEACYCPPSYGWKDDKRRKYERGSDL